The following are encoded in a window of Lagenorhynchus albirostris chromosome 3, mLagAlb1.1, whole genome shotgun sequence genomic DNA:
- the MIDN gene encoding midnolin isoform X4 yields MEPQPGGARSCRRGAPGGACELGPAAETAPMSLAIHSTTGTRYELSVPPDETVEGLRKRLSQRLKVPKERLALLHKDTRLSSGKLQELGVGDGSKLTLVPTVEAGLMSQASRPEQSVMQALESLTETQVSDFLSGRSPLTLALRVGDHMMFVQLQLAAQHAPLQHRHVLAAAAAAARGDPSVTTTPVSSPCRPVSSATRVPPVPTGPAPTSSPVTAGSFRSHSASATCPEQMDCSPTASTGASPTSPAGGSPTSRSRKPGAVIESFVNHAPGVFSGTFSGTLHPNCQDSSGRPRRDIGTILQILNDLLSATRHYQGMPPSLTQLRCHAQCAPDLAPKTTSCEKLAAATPASLSQARLCKPPGDRLRQTENRATRCKVERLQLLLQQKRLRRKARRDARGPYHWPPSRKAGRSDSTGGGGGGGPSEAAGLGLDFEDAVWKPEVNPDIKSEFVVA; encoded by the exons ATGGAGCCGCAGCCCGGCGGCGCCCGGAGCTGCCGGCGCGGTGCCCCCGGCGGTGCCTGCGAGCTGGGCCCGGCGGCCGAGACGGCGCCCATGAGCCTGGCCATCCACAGCACGACGGGCACCCGCTACGAGCTGTCGGTGCCCCCCGACGAGACGGTGGAGGGGCTGCGCAAGAGGCTGTCCCAACGTCTCAAAGTGCCCAAGGAGCGCCTGGCGCTGCTCCACAAAGACAC CCGGCTCAGTTCGGGGAAGCTGCAGGAGCTCGGCGTGGGGGATGGCAGCAAGCTGACGCTCGTGCCCACCGTGGAGGCGGGCCTCATG TCTCAGGCCTCCAGGCCAGAACAGTCTGTGATGCAGGCCCTCGAGAGCTTGACTGAGACCCAG GTCAGTGACTTCTTGTCGGGCCGCTCGCCGCTGACTCTGGCGCTGCGCGTGGGTGACCATATGATGTTCGTCCAGCTGCAGCTCGCAGCCCAGCACGCCCCACTGCAGCACCGCCACGTGTTGGCtgccgccgctgctgccgcccGTGGAGACCCCAGCGTGACCACCACCCCTGTGTCCTCTCCCTGCCGGCCAGTGTCCAGTGCCACCCGCGTCCCCCCAGTGCCCACTGGCCCTGCGCCCACGTCCTCCCCTGTCACGGCCGGCTCCTTCCGCTCCCACTCGGCCTCTGCCACCTGCCCCGAG caGATGGACTGCTCCCCCACCGCCAGCACCGGTGCCAGCCCCACGTCCCCCGCCGGGGGCAGCCCCACGTCCCGCTCCCGCAAACCTGGCGCAGTCATCGAGAGCTTCGTGAACCACGCCCCGGGGGTCTTCTCAGGGACCTTCTCTG GTACGCTGCACCCCAACTGCCAGGACAGCAGCGGGCGGCCGAGGCGGGACATCGGCACCATCCTGCAGATCCTCAACGACCTCCTGAGTGCCACGCGGCACTACCAGGGCATGCCCCCATCGCTGACCCAGCTGCGGTGCCACGCCCAGTGTGCCCCGGACCTCGCCCCCAAAACTACCTCCTGCGAGAAGCTGGCGGCCGCGACCCCGGCCTCCCTGAGCCAGGCCCGCCTGTGCAAGCCCCCGG GGGACCGGCTGCGGCAGACAGAAAACCGAGCCACCCGCTGTAAGGTGGAGCGCCTGCAGCTGCTGCTCCAGCAGAAACGGCTCCGCAGAAAGGCCCGGCGCGATGCCCGGGGCCCCTACCACTGGCCGCCCAGCCGCAAGGCCGGCCGCAGCGACAGCACCGGCGGCGGGGGAGGCGGCGGCCCCAGTGAGGCAGCTGGCTTGGGCCTTGACTTCGAGGACGCCGTCTGGAAGCCAGAAGTGAACCCCGACATCAAGTCAGAGTTCGTGGTGGCCTAG
- the MIDN gene encoding midnolin isoform X5, translating into MEPQPGGARSCRRGAPGGACELGPAAETAPMSLAIHSTTGTRYELSVPPDETVEGLRKRLSQRLKVPKERLALLHKDTRLSSGKLQELGVGDGSKLTLVPTVEAGLMSQASRPEQSVMQALESLTETQVSDFLSGRSPLTLALRVGDHMMFVQLQLAAQHAPLQHRHVLAAAAAAARGDPSVTTTPVSSPCRPVSSATRVPPVPTGPAPTSSPVTAGSFRSHSASATCPEMDCSPTASTGASPTSPAGGSPTSRSRKPGAVIESFVNHAPGVFSGTFSGTLHPNCQDSSGRPRRDIGTILQILNDLLSATRHYQGMPPSLTQLRCHAQCAPDLAPKTTSCEKLAAATPASLSQARLCKPPGDRLRQTENRATRCKVERLQLLLQQKRLRRKARRDARGPYHWPPSRKAGRSDSTGGGGGGGPSEAAGLGLDFEDAVWKPEVNPDIKSEFVVA; encoded by the exons ATGGAGCCGCAGCCCGGCGGCGCCCGGAGCTGCCGGCGCGGTGCCCCCGGCGGTGCCTGCGAGCTGGGCCCGGCGGCCGAGACGGCGCCCATGAGCCTGGCCATCCACAGCACGACGGGCACCCGCTACGAGCTGTCGGTGCCCCCCGACGAGACGGTGGAGGGGCTGCGCAAGAGGCTGTCCCAACGTCTCAAAGTGCCCAAGGAGCGCCTGGCGCTGCTCCACAAAGACAC CCGGCTCAGTTCGGGGAAGCTGCAGGAGCTCGGCGTGGGGGATGGCAGCAAGCTGACGCTCGTGCCCACCGTGGAGGCGGGCCTCATG TCTCAGGCCTCCAGGCCAGAACAGTCTGTGATGCAGGCCCTCGAGAGCTTGACTGAGACCCAG GTCAGTGACTTCTTGTCGGGCCGCTCGCCGCTGACTCTGGCGCTGCGCGTGGGTGACCATATGATGTTCGTCCAGCTGCAGCTCGCAGCCCAGCACGCCCCACTGCAGCACCGCCACGTGTTGGCtgccgccgctgctgccgcccGTGGAGACCCCAGCGTGACCACCACCCCTGTGTCCTCTCCCTGCCGGCCAGTGTCCAGTGCCACCCGCGTCCCCCCAGTGCCCACTGGCCCTGCGCCCACGTCCTCCCCTGTCACGGCCGGCTCCTTCCGCTCCCACTCGGCCTCTGCCACCTGCCCCGAG ATGGACTGCTCCCCCACCGCCAGCACCGGTGCCAGCCCCACGTCCCCCGCCGGGGGCAGCCCCACGTCCCGCTCCCGCAAACCTGGCGCAGTCATCGAGAGCTTCGTGAACCACGCCCCGGGGGTCTTCTCAGGGACCTTCTCTG GTACGCTGCACCCCAACTGCCAGGACAGCAGCGGGCGGCCGAGGCGGGACATCGGCACCATCCTGCAGATCCTCAACGACCTCCTGAGTGCCACGCGGCACTACCAGGGCATGCCCCCATCGCTGACCCAGCTGCGGTGCCACGCCCAGTGTGCCCCGGACCTCGCCCCCAAAACTACCTCCTGCGAGAAGCTGGCGGCCGCGACCCCGGCCTCCCTGAGCCAGGCCCGCCTGTGCAAGCCCCCGG GGGACCGGCTGCGGCAGACAGAAAACCGAGCCACCCGCTGTAAGGTGGAGCGCCTGCAGCTGCTGCTCCAGCAGAAACGGCTCCGCAGAAAGGCCCGGCGCGATGCCCGGGGCCCCTACCACTGGCCGCCCAGCCGCAAGGCCGGCCGCAGCGACAGCACCGGCGGCGGGGGAGGCGGCGGCCCCAGTGAGGCAGCTGGCTTGGGCCTTGACTTCGAGGACGCCGTCTGGAAGCCAGAAGTGAACCCCGACATCAAGTCAGAGTTCGTGGTGGCCTAG
- the MIDN gene encoding midnolin isoform X2 has translation MEPQPGGARSCRRGAPGGACELGPAAETAPMSLAIHSTTGTRYELSVPPDETVEGLRKRLSQRLKVPKERLALLHKDTRLSSGKLQELGVGDGSKLTLVPTVEAGLMSQASRPEQSVMQALESLTETQPPAAPSPGRAGGGSFRKYRFILFKHPWHRQGPQSPERGGERPQVSDFLSGRSPLTLALRVGDHMMFVQLQLAAQHAPLQHRHVLAAAAAAARGDPSVTTTPVSSPCRPVSSATRVPPVPTGPAPTSSPVTAGSFRSHSASATCPEMDCSPTASTGASPTSPAGGSPTSRSRKPGAVIESFVNHAPGVFSGTFSGTLHPNCQDSSGRPRRDIGTILQILNDLLSATRHYQGMPPSLTQLRCHAQCAPDLAPKTTSCEKLAAATPASLSQARLCKPPGDRLRQTENRATRCKVERLQLLLQQKRLRRKARRDARGPYHWPPSRKAGRSDSTGGGGGGGPSEAAGLGLDFEDAVWKPEVNPDIKSEFVVA, from the exons ATGGAGCCGCAGCCCGGCGGCGCCCGGAGCTGCCGGCGCGGTGCCCCCGGCGGTGCCTGCGAGCTGGGCCCGGCGGCCGAGACGGCGCCCATGAGCCTGGCCATCCACAGCACGACGGGCACCCGCTACGAGCTGTCGGTGCCCCCCGACGAGACGGTGGAGGGGCTGCGCAAGAGGCTGTCCCAACGTCTCAAAGTGCCCAAGGAGCGCCTGGCGCTGCTCCACAAAGACAC CCGGCTCAGTTCGGGGAAGCTGCAGGAGCTCGGCGTGGGGGATGGCAGCAAGCTGACGCTCGTGCCCACCGTGGAGGCGGGCCTCATG TCTCAGGCCTCCAGGCCAGAACAGTCTGTGATGCAGGCCCTCGAGAGCTTGACTGAGACCCAG cccccagcgGCGCCCAGCCCGGGCCGGGCTGGCGGAGGCAGCTTCCGGAAATACCgattcattttatttaagcaTCCGTGGCACCGACAGGGACCCCAGAGCCCAGAGAGGGGCGGCGAGAGGCCCCAG GTCAGTGACTTCTTGTCGGGCCGCTCGCCGCTGACTCTGGCGCTGCGCGTGGGTGACCATATGATGTTCGTCCAGCTGCAGCTCGCAGCCCAGCACGCCCCACTGCAGCACCGCCACGTGTTGGCtgccgccgctgctgccgcccGTGGAGACCCCAGCGTGACCACCACCCCTGTGTCCTCTCCCTGCCGGCCAGTGTCCAGTGCCACCCGCGTCCCCCCAGTGCCCACTGGCCCTGCGCCCACGTCCTCCCCTGTCACGGCCGGCTCCTTCCGCTCCCACTCGGCCTCTGCCACCTGCCCCGAG ATGGACTGCTCCCCCACCGCCAGCACCGGTGCCAGCCCCACGTCCCCCGCCGGGGGCAGCCCCACGTCCCGCTCCCGCAAACCTGGCGCAGTCATCGAGAGCTTCGTGAACCACGCCCCGGGGGTCTTCTCAGGGACCTTCTCTG GTACGCTGCACCCCAACTGCCAGGACAGCAGCGGGCGGCCGAGGCGGGACATCGGCACCATCCTGCAGATCCTCAACGACCTCCTGAGTGCCACGCGGCACTACCAGGGCATGCCCCCATCGCTGACCCAGCTGCGGTGCCACGCCCAGTGTGCCCCGGACCTCGCCCCCAAAACTACCTCCTGCGAGAAGCTGGCGGCCGCGACCCCGGCCTCCCTGAGCCAGGCCCGCCTGTGCAAGCCCCCGG GGGACCGGCTGCGGCAGACAGAAAACCGAGCCACCCGCTGTAAGGTGGAGCGCCTGCAGCTGCTGCTCCAGCAGAAACGGCTCCGCAGAAAGGCCCGGCGCGATGCCCGGGGCCCCTACCACTGGCCGCCCAGCCGCAAGGCCGGCCGCAGCGACAGCACCGGCGGCGGGGGAGGCGGCGGCCCCAGTGAGGCAGCTGGCTTGGGCCTTGACTTCGAGGACGCCGTCTGGAAGCCAGAAGTGAACCCCGACATCAAGTCAGAGTTCGTGGTGGCCTAG
- the MIDN gene encoding midnolin isoform X3: MEPQPGGARSCRRGAPGGACELGPAAETAPMSLAIHSTTGTRYELSVPPDETVEGLRKRLSQRLKVPKERLALLHKDTRLSSGKLQELGVGDGSKLTLVPTVEAGLMSQASRPEQSVMQALESLTETQHPWHRQGPQSPERGGERPQVSDFLSGRSPLTLALRVGDHMMFVQLQLAAQHAPLQHRHVLAAAAAAARGDPSVTTTPVSSPCRPVSSATRVPPVPTGPAPTSSPVTAGSFRSHSASATCPEQMDCSPTASTGASPTSPAGGSPTSRSRKPGAVIESFVNHAPGVFSGTFSGTLHPNCQDSSGRPRRDIGTILQILNDLLSATRHYQGMPPSLTQLRCHAQCAPDLAPKTTSCEKLAAATPASLSQARLCKPPGDRLRQTENRATRCKVERLQLLLQQKRLRRKARRDARGPYHWPPSRKAGRSDSTGGGGGGGPSEAAGLGLDFEDAVWKPEVNPDIKSEFVVA, from the exons ATGGAGCCGCAGCCCGGCGGCGCCCGGAGCTGCCGGCGCGGTGCCCCCGGCGGTGCCTGCGAGCTGGGCCCGGCGGCCGAGACGGCGCCCATGAGCCTGGCCATCCACAGCACGACGGGCACCCGCTACGAGCTGTCGGTGCCCCCCGACGAGACGGTGGAGGGGCTGCGCAAGAGGCTGTCCCAACGTCTCAAAGTGCCCAAGGAGCGCCTGGCGCTGCTCCACAAAGACAC CCGGCTCAGTTCGGGGAAGCTGCAGGAGCTCGGCGTGGGGGATGGCAGCAAGCTGACGCTCGTGCCCACCGTGGAGGCGGGCCTCATG TCTCAGGCCTCCAGGCCAGAACAGTCTGTGATGCAGGCCCTCGAGAGCTTGACTGAGACCCAG caTCCGTGGCACCGACAGGGACCCCAGAGCCCAGAGAGGGGCGGCGAGAGGCCCCAG GTCAGTGACTTCTTGTCGGGCCGCTCGCCGCTGACTCTGGCGCTGCGCGTGGGTGACCATATGATGTTCGTCCAGCTGCAGCTCGCAGCCCAGCACGCCCCACTGCAGCACCGCCACGTGTTGGCtgccgccgctgctgccgcccGTGGAGACCCCAGCGTGACCACCACCCCTGTGTCCTCTCCCTGCCGGCCAGTGTCCAGTGCCACCCGCGTCCCCCCAGTGCCCACTGGCCCTGCGCCCACGTCCTCCCCTGTCACGGCCGGCTCCTTCCGCTCCCACTCGGCCTCTGCCACCTGCCCCGAG caGATGGACTGCTCCCCCACCGCCAGCACCGGTGCCAGCCCCACGTCCCCCGCCGGGGGCAGCCCCACGTCCCGCTCCCGCAAACCTGGCGCAGTCATCGAGAGCTTCGTGAACCACGCCCCGGGGGTCTTCTCAGGGACCTTCTCTG GTACGCTGCACCCCAACTGCCAGGACAGCAGCGGGCGGCCGAGGCGGGACATCGGCACCATCCTGCAGATCCTCAACGACCTCCTGAGTGCCACGCGGCACTACCAGGGCATGCCCCCATCGCTGACCCAGCTGCGGTGCCACGCCCAGTGTGCCCCGGACCTCGCCCCCAAAACTACCTCCTGCGAGAAGCTGGCGGCCGCGACCCCGGCCTCCCTGAGCCAGGCCCGCCTGTGCAAGCCCCCGG GGGACCGGCTGCGGCAGACAGAAAACCGAGCCACCCGCTGTAAGGTGGAGCGCCTGCAGCTGCTGCTCCAGCAGAAACGGCTCCGCAGAAAGGCCCGGCGCGATGCCCGGGGCCCCTACCACTGGCCGCCCAGCCGCAAGGCCGGCCGCAGCGACAGCACCGGCGGCGGGGGAGGCGGCGGCCCCAGTGAGGCAGCTGGCTTGGGCCTTGACTTCGAGGACGCCGTCTGGAAGCCAGAAGTGAACCCCGACATCAAGTCAGAGTTCGTGGTGGCCTAG
- the MIDN gene encoding midnolin isoform X1, with the protein MEPQPGGARSCRRGAPGGACELGPAAETAPMSLAIHSTTGTRYELSVPPDETVEGLRKRLSQRLKVPKERLALLHKDTRLSSGKLQELGVGDGSKLTLVPTVEAGLMSQASRPEQSVMQALESLTETQPPAAPSPGRAGGGSFRKYRFILFKHPWHRQGPQSPERGGERPQVSDFLSGRSPLTLALRVGDHMMFVQLQLAAQHAPLQHRHVLAAAAAAARGDPSVTTTPVSSPCRPVSSATRVPPVPTGPAPTSSPVTAGSFRSHSASATCPEQMDCSPTASTGASPTSPAGGSPTSRSRKPGAVIESFVNHAPGVFSGTFSGTLHPNCQDSSGRPRRDIGTILQILNDLLSATRHYQGMPPSLTQLRCHAQCAPDLAPKTTSCEKLAAATPASLSQARLCKPPGDRLRQTENRATRCKVERLQLLLQQKRLRRKARRDARGPYHWPPSRKAGRSDSTGGGGGGGPSEAAGLGLDFEDAVWKPEVNPDIKSEFVVA; encoded by the exons ATGGAGCCGCAGCCCGGCGGCGCCCGGAGCTGCCGGCGCGGTGCCCCCGGCGGTGCCTGCGAGCTGGGCCCGGCGGCCGAGACGGCGCCCATGAGCCTGGCCATCCACAGCACGACGGGCACCCGCTACGAGCTGTCGGTGCCCCCCGACGAGACGGTGGAGGGGCTGCGCAAGAGGCTGTCCCAACGTCTCAAAGTGCCCAAGGAGCGCCTGGCGCTGCTCCACAAAGACAC CCGGCTCAGTTCGGGGAAGCTGCAGGAGCTCGGCGTGGGGGATGGCAGCAAGCTGACGCTCGTGCCCACCGTGGAGGCGGGCCTCATG TCTCAGGCCTCCAGGCCAGAACAGTCTGTGATGCAGGCCCTCGAGAGCTTGACTGAGACCCAG cccccagcgGCGCCCAGCCCGGGCCGGGCTGGCGGAGGCAGCTTCCGGAAATACCgattcattttatttaagcaTCCGTGGCACCGACAGGGACCCCAGAGCCCAGAGAGGGGCGGCGAGAGGCCCCAG GTCAGTGACTTCTTGTCGGGCCGCTCGCCGCTGACTCTGGCGCTGCGCGTGGGTGACCATATGATGTTCGTCCAGCTGCAGCTCGCAGCCCAGCACGCCCCACTGCAGCACCGCCACGTGTTGGCtgccgccgctgctgccgcccGTGGAGACCCCAGCGTGACCACCACCCCTGTGTCCTCTCCCTGCCGGCCAGTGTCCAGTGCCACCCGCGTCCCCCCAGTGCCCACTGGCCCTGCGCCCACGTCCTCCCCTGTCACGGCCGGCTCCTTCCGCTCCCACTCGGCCTCTGCCACCTGCCCCGAG caGATGGACTGCTCCCCCACCGCCAGCACCGGTGCCAGCCCCACGTCCCCCGCCGGGGGCAGCCCCACGTCCCGCTCCCGCAAACCTGGCGCAGTCATCGAGAGCTTCGTGAACCACGCCCCGGGGGTCTTCTCAGGGACCTTCTCTG GTACGCTGCACCCCAACTGCCAGGACAGCAGCGGGCGGCCGAGGCGGGACATCGGCACCATCCTGCAGATCCTCAACGACCTCCTGAGTGCCACGCGGCACTACCAGGGCATGCCCCCATCGCTGACCCAGCTGCGGTGCCACGCCCAGTGTGCCCCGGACCTCGCCCCCAAAACTACCTCCTGCGAGAAGCTGGCGGCCGCGACCCCGGCCTCCCTGAGCCAGGCCCGCCTGTGCAAGCCCCCGG GGGACCGGCTGCGGCAGACAGAAAACCGAGCCACCCGCTGTAAGGTGGAGCGCCTGCAGCTGCTGCTCCAGCAGAAACGGCTCCGCAGAAAGGCCCGGCGCGATGCCCGGGGCCCCTACCACTGGCCGCCCAGCCGCAAGGCCGGCCGCAGCGACAGCACCGGCGGCGGGGGAGGCGGCGGCCCCAGTGAGGCAGCTGGCTTGGGCCTTGACTTCGAGGACGCCGTCTGGAAGCCAGAAGTGAACCCCGACATCAAGTCAGAGTTCGTGGTGGCCTAG
- the ATP5F1D gene encoding ATP synthase subunit delta, mitochondrial translates to MLPAALLRRPGLGRLVRQARAYAEAAAAPAPAAGPGQMSFTFASPTQVFFNGVNVRQVDVPTQTGAFGILAAHVPTLQVLRPGLVVVHAEDGTISKYFVSSGSVTVNADSSVQLLAEEVVTLDMLDLGVAKANLEKAQSELLGATDEAMRAEIQIRIEANEALVKALE, encoded by the exons ATGCTGCCCGCTGCGCTCCTCCGCCGCCCAGGCCTGGGCCGCCTCGTGCGCCAGGCCCGCGCCTACGCCGAGGCCGCCGCCGccccggcccccgccgcgggcccGGGACAGATGTCTTTCACCTTCGCCTCACCCACGCAG GTGTTTTTCAACGGCGTCAACGTTCGACAGGTGGACGTGCCCACGCAGACCGGAGCGTTTGGCATCTTGGCAGCCCACGTACCCACACTGCAGGTCCTGCGACCAGGGCTGGTTGTGGTCCACGCTGAGGACGGCACCATCTCCAAATACTTTG tGAGCAGTGGCTCGGTCACGGTGAACGCTGACTCTTCGGTGCAGTTATTGGCTGAGGAAGTCGTCACACTGGACATGTTGGATCTGGGG GTGGCCAAGGCGAACCTGGAGAAGGCGCAGTCGGAGCTGTTGGGGGCCACGGACGAGGCCATGAGGGCCGAGATCCAAATCCGCATCGAGGCCAACGAGGCCTTGGTGAAGGCCCTGGAGTAG